Proteins encoded in a region of the Populus nigra chromosome 3, ddPopNigr1.1, whole genome shotgun sequence genome:
- the LOC133690196 gene encoding proteinaceous RNase P 1, chloroplastic/mitochondrial-like isoform X1 — MACFTSNILQHKHVLSITLCKYPSPSLHACKFHLLSHFPGSSPPKHTPLLVATTLASNILHAKLSATDHDSPTKTINSRTRKENNALGFPSSRRIAKRVERKHVKNLTTSVVDEKTEKRFSKDRSTRKNMGFRECTGMGSENCTKDGKKGIRFLATMDSQGVCGEMESRTKNGSDIQVIKVDKIGKGSKQDKVDSSELKLRVRLDMCSKRGDVIAAIQLYDLAQREGIKMGQYHYAVLLYLCSSAAVGGVQPAKSGSENGRRAIDSLDVSNEVSNVKFQELSELRDEDDRKVGATELHIRVSNNRKKLVDADREPGSIAEMELNHGSTFGNLDDKESLVQFCNECNKLNFQHLDGRPSHGKDKDVNMHGNHEIQFSEDVKKYALQRGCEIFEKMCKEKVPINEATLTAVARMAMSIGNGDLAFEMVKQMDALGINPKLRSYGPALSVFCSSGDIDKAFYVEKHMLEHGVYPEEPELKALLRVSVEGGKGDKVYYLLHKLRRIVRRVSPSTAGIIVRWFNSKAASRVGKTKWDVKEAIENGGGGWHGQGWLGKGKWTVSCTSVGLDGICKYCGQKLTTIDLDAVETEKFAESVASIAIKRDRDSSFQRFQKWLDYYGPFEAVIDGANVGIYNQGRFMPSKINAVVNGIRQKLPSKKWPLIVLHNKRITGRKMDGPVNKAFIEKWKNADALYATPTGSNDDWYWLYAAIKFKCLIVTNDEMRDHTFHLLGNDFFPRWKERHQVHFRFTDAGPDFDMPPPCSVVIQESEKGHWHIPIETEGEGEGEAEREWLCITRANSRTTTHSITTTPGGSQSVGHGKKQARSSMQTRVAIKPDRLKHNIPDNIRKPPRDYKNLKNILAASGFPDHRTVLSEIETAEELGDTVIDFQI, encoded by the exons ATGGCCTGCTTCACCTCTAACATTCTGCAGCACAAGCATGTACTCTCAATCACTCTCTGTAAGTATCCATCGCCATCTCTTCATGCTTGCAAATTTCACCTTTTATCTCACTTTCCTGGTTCCTCACCTCCAAAGCACACACCGCTTCTTGTAGCTACAACACTTGCTAGTAACATACTACATGCAAAGTTATCTGCAACTGACCATGATAGTCCAACCAAAACCATTAATTCAAGAACCAGAAAGGAAAATAATGCATTGGGGTTCCCTTCTTCAAGAAGAATAGCTAAAAGGGTAGAGAGAAAACATGTCAAAAACCTTACTACTTCTGTAGTTGACGAGAAGACTGAGAAGCGGTTTTCGAAGGATAGAAGTACAAGAAAGAATATGGGTTTTAGAGAATGTACAGGAATGGGTTCTGAGAATTGTACTAAAGATGGGAAAAAGGGCATTAGATTTTTGGCAACTATGGACAGTCAAGGAGTATGTGGTGAAATGGAGAGTAGAACAAAAAACGGTAGTGATATTCAAGTTATTAAAGTGGACAAAATTGGAAAAGGGTCTAAACAAGACAAGGTTGATTCATCAGAACTCAAGTTACGAGTTAGGTTGGATATGTGCTCGAAAAGAGGAGATGTGATAGCTGCAATTCAATTATATGATTTAGCTCAGAGAGAAGGAATCAAGATGGGGCAGTATCATTATGCTGTACTTTTGTATCTTTGTTCCTCTGCTGCTGTTGGTGGTGTTCAACCAGCTAAAAGCGGGAGTGAGAATGGTAGGCGAGCCATCGATTCATTAGATGTGTCTAATGAAGTTTCGAATGTAAAATTTCAGGAGTTGAGTGAATTAAGGGATGAGGATGATAGAAAAGTTGGTGCTACTGAATTGCATATTCGTGTTTCCAACAATAGGAAGAAATTAGTCGATGCTGATAGAGAACCTGGAAGTATAGCTGAAATGGAGTTGAATCATGGCAGTACGTTTGGTAATTTAGATGACAAGGAAAGTTTGGTCCAGTTTTGCAATGAGTGTAACAAGCTAAACTTTCAACACTTGGATGGACGGCCTTCACATGGAAAGGATAAAGATGTCAATATGCATGGCAATCATGAAATTCAGTTCAGCGAAGATGTCAAGAAGTATGCACTTCAAAGGGGCTGTGAGATCTTTGAGAAAATGTGCAAGGAAAAGGTCCCAATAAATGAAGCAACCTTGACAGCTGTGGCAAGAATGGCGATGTCAATTGGTAATGGTGATCTGGCCTTTGAAATGGTGAAACAGATGGACGCATTGGGGATAAATCCTAAATTGCGGTCCTATGGACCTGCTCTATCTGTGTTTTGCAGTAGTGGAGACATCGACAAAGCATTTTATGTAGAGAAGCACATGTTGGAACATGGTGTTTATCCAGAGGAGCCTGAATTGAAGGCACTCTTAAGAGTAAGTGTAGAAGGTGGTAAAGGTGACAAAGTTTATTATTTGCTGCATAAACTACGAAGAATTGTAAGGAGGGTCTCACCCTCTACTGCAGGCATAATTGTTAGATGGTTTAACAGCAAGGCAGCTTCAAGAGTGGGAAAAACAAAATGGGACGTTAAAGAAGCAATTGAAAATGGAGGTGGAGGTTGGCATGGGCAAGGTTGGCTGGGTAAGGGAAAGTGGACTGTTTCTTGTACATCTGTTGGGCTGGATGGAATTTGCAAGTACTGTGGACAGAAATTGACCACAATTGACCTTGATGCTGTTGAAACAGAGAAATTTGCCGAATCAGTTGCTTCTATTGCCATAAAACGTGACAGAGATTCAAGCTTTCAAAGATTTCAA AAATGGCTTGATTACTATGGACCTTTTGAAGCAGTGATAGACGGAGCAAATGTTGGTATTTACAACCAGGGAAGGTTCATGCCATCAAAG ATCAACGCTGTTGTTAATGGTATACGTCAGAAGCTTCCTTCAAAAAAATGGCCACTCATTGTTCTGCATAACAAGCGAATCACTGGACGCAAGATGGATGGACCGGTAAATAAAGCTTTCATTGAAAAGTGGAAAAATGCTGATGCACTTTATGCAACACCCACTGGATCAAATGATGATTG GTACTGGTTGTATGCAGCTATAAAGTTCAAGTGTTTAATTGTGACCAATGACGAGATGAGAGACCATACATTTCATCTTCTAGGAAACGACTTCTTCCCTAGATGGAAAGAAAGGCATCAG GTGCATTTCAGATTTACTGATGCTGGTCCAGATTTTGACATGCCTCCGCCTTGCTCTGTTGTAATTCAG GAATCAGAAAAAGGTCACTGGCACATTCCAATTGAAACAGAAGGAGAAGGCGAAGGCGAAGCAGAAAGAGAATGGTTATGCATTACACGGGCTAACTCGCGAACAACAACACATTCTATCACCACCACGCCTGGAG GATCACAGTCTGTTGGACATGGTAAGAAGCAAGCAAGGTCCTCCATGCAGACTAGAGTTGCGATAAAGCCAGATCGCTTAAAACATAACATCCCCGACAACATACGAAAGCCACCTCGAGACTACAAGAATCTCAAAAATATTCTTGCAGCATCAGGGTTCCCAGATCATCGCACTGTTCTATCAGAAATTGAGACAGCAGAGGAACTTGGAGACACTGTTATTGACTTCCAGATATAA
- the LOC133690196 gene encoding proteinaceous RNase P 1, chloroplastic/mitochondrial-like isoform X4 has translation MACFTSNILQHKHVLSITLCKYPSPSLHACKFHLLSHFPGSSPPKHTPLLVATTLASNILHAKLSATDHDSPTKTINSRTRKENNALGFPSSRRIAKRVERKHVKNLTTSVVDEKTEKRFSKDRSTRKNMGFRECTGMGSENCTKDGKKGIRFLATMDSQGVCGEMESRTKNGSDIQVIKVDKIGKGSKQDKVDSSELKLRVRLDMCSKRGDVIAAIQLYDLAQREGIKMGQYHYAVLLYLCSSAAVGGVQPAKSGSENGRRAIDSLDVSNEVSNVKFQELSELRDEDDRKVGATELHIRVSNNRKKLVDADREPGSIAEMELNHGSTFGNLDDKESLVQFCNECNKLNFQHLDGRPSHGKDKDVNMHGNHEIQFSEDVKKYALQRGCEIFEKMCKEKVPINEATLTAVARMAMSIGNGDLAFEMVKQMDALGINPKLRSYGPALSVFCSSGDIDKAFYVEKHMLEHGVYPEEPELKALLRVSVEGGKGDKVYYLLHKLRRIVRRVSPSTAGIIVRWFNSKAASRVGKTKWDVKEAIENGGGGWHGQGWLGKGKWTVSCTSVGLDGICKYCGQKLTTIDLDAVETEKFAESVASIAIKRDRDSSFQRFQKWLDYYGPFEAVIDGANVGIYNQGRFMPSKINAVVNGIRQKLPSKKWPLIVLHNKRITGRKMDGPVNKAFIEKWKNADALYATPTGSNDDWYWLYAAIKFKCLIVTNDEMRDHTFHLLGNDFFPRWKERHQVHFRFTDAGPDFDMPPPCSVVIQESEKGHWHIPIETEGEGEGEAEREWLCITRANSRTTTHSITTTPGVPLY, from the exons ATGGCCTGCTTCACCTCTAACATTCTGCAGCACAAGCATGTACTCTCAATCACTCTCTGTAAGTATCCATCGCCATCTCTTCATGCTTGCAAATTTCACCTTTTATCTCACTTTCCTGGTTCCTCACCTCCAAAGCACACACCGCTTCTTGTAGCTACAACACTTGCTAGTAACATACTACATGCAAAGTTATCTGCAACTGACCATGATAGTCCAACCAAAACCATTAATTCAAGAACCAGAAAGGAAAATAATGCATTGGGGTTCCCTTCTTCAAGAAGAATAGCTAAAAGGGTAGAGAGAAAACATGTCAAAAACCTTACTACTTCTGTAGTTGACGAGAAGACTGAGAAGCGGTTTTCGAAGGATAGAAGTACAAGAAAGAATATGGGTTTTAGAGAATGTACAGGAATGGGTTCTGAGAATTGTACTAAAGATGGGAAAAAGGGCATTAGATTTTTGGCAACTATGGACAGTCAAGGAGTATGTGGTGAAATGGAGAGTAGAACAAAAAACGGTAGTGATATTCAAGTTATTAAAGTGGACAAAATTGGAAAAGGGTCTAAACAAGACAAGGTTGATTCATCAGAACTCAAGTTACGAGTTAGGTTGGATATGTGCTCGAAAAGAGGAGATGTGATAGCTGCAATTCAATTATATGATTTAGCTCAGAGAGAAGGAATCAAGATGGGGCAGTATCATTATGCTGTACTTTTGTATCTTTGTTCCTCTGCTGCTGTTGGTGGTGTTCAACCAGCTAAAAGCGGGAGTGAGAATGGTAGGCGAGCCATCGATTCATTAGATGTGTCTAATGAAGTTTCGAATGTAAAATTTCAGGAGTTGAGTGAATTAAGGGATGAGGATGATAGAAAAGTTGGTGCTACTGAATTGCATATTCGTGTTTCCAACAATAGGAAGAAATTAGTCGATGCTGATAGAGAACCTGGAAGTATAGCTGAAATGGAGTTGAATCATGGCAGTACGTTTGGTAATTTAGATGACAAGGAAAGTTTGGTCCAGTTTTGCAATGAGTGTAACAAGCTAAACTTTCAACACTTGGATGGACGGCCTTCACATGGAAAGGATAAAGATGTCAATATGCATGGCAATCATGAAATTCAGTTCAGCGAAGATGTCAAGAAGTATGCACTTCAAAGGGGCTGTGAGATCTTTGAGAAAATGTGCAAGGAAAAGGTCCCAATAAATGAAGCAACCTTGACAGCTGTGGCAAGAATGGCGATGTCAATTGGTAATGGTGATCTGGCCTTTGAAATGGTGAAACAGATGGACGCATTGGGGATAAATCCTAAATTGCGGTCCTATGGACCTGCTCTATCTGTGTTTTGCAGTAGTGGAGACATCGACAAAGCATTTTATGTAGAGAAGCACATGTTGGAACATGGTGTTTATCCAGAGGAGCCTGAATTGAAGGCACTCTTAAGAGTAAGTGTAGAAGGTGGTAAAGGTGACAAAGTTTATTATTTGCTGCATAAACTACGAAGAATTGTAAGGAGGGTCTCACCCTCTACTGCAGGCATAATTGTTAGATGGTTTAACAGCAAGGCAGCTTCAAGAGTGGGAAAAACAAAATGGGACGTTAAAGAAGCAATTGAAAATGGAGGTGGAGGTTGGCATGGGCAAGGTTGGCTGGGTAAGGGAAAGTGGACTGTTTCTTGTACATCTGTTGGGCTGGATGGAATTTGCAAGTACTGTGGACAGAAATTGACCACAATTGACCTTGATGCTGTTGAAACAGAGAAATTTGCCGAATCAGTTGCTTCTATTGCCATAAAACGTGACAGAGATTCAAGCTTTCAAAGATTTCAA AAATGGCTTGATTACTATGGACCTTTTGAAGCAGTGATAGACGGAGCAAATGTTGGTATTTACAACCAGGGAAGGTTCATGCCATCAAAG ATCAACGCTGTTGTTAATGGTATACGTCAGAAGCTTCCTTCAAAAAAATGGCCACTCATTGTTCTGCATAACAAGCGAATCACTGGACGCAAGATGGATGGACCGGTAAATAAAGCTTTCATTGAAAAGTGGAAAAATGCTGATGCACTTTATGCAACACCCACTGGATCAAATGATGATTG GTACTGGTTGTATGCAGCTATAAAGTTCAAGTGTTTAATTGTGACCAATGACGAGATGAGAGACCATACATTTCATCTTCTAGGAAACGACTTCTTCCCTAGATGGAAAGAAAGGCATCAG GTGCATTTCAGATTTACTGATGCTGGTCCAGATTTTGACATGCCTCCGCCTTGCTCTGTTGTAATTCAG GAATCAGAAAAAGGTCACTGGCACATTCCAATTGAAACAGAAGGAGAAGGCGAAGGCGAAGCAGAAAGAGAATGGTTATGCATTACACGGGCTAACTCGCGAACAACAACACATTCTATCACCACCACGCCTGGAG TTCCCCTGTATTGA
- the LOC133690196 gene encoding proteinaceous RNase P 1, chloroplastic/mitochondrial-like isoform X2, producing the protein MACFTSNILQHKHVLSITLSTTLASNILHAKLSATDHDSPTKTINSRTRKENNALGFPSSRRIAKRVERKHVKNLTTSVVDEKTEKRFSKDRSTRKNMGFRECTGMGSENCTKDGKKGIRFLATMDSQGVCGEMESRTKNGSDIQVIKVDKIGKGSKQDKVDSSELKLRVRLDMCSKRGDVIAAIQLYDLAQREGIKMGQYHYAVLLYLCSSAAVGGVQPAKSGSENGRRAIDSLDVSNEVSNVKFQELSELRDEDDRKVGATELHIRVSNNRKKLVDADREPGSIAEMELNHGSTFGNLDDKESLVQFCNECNKLNFQHLDGRPSHGKDKDVNMHGNHEIQFSEDVKKYALQRGCEIFEKMCKEKVPINEATLTAVARMAMSIGNGDLAFEMVKQMDALGINPKLRSYGPALSVFCSSGDIDKAFYVEKHMLEHGVYPEEPELKALLRVSVEGGKGDKVYYLLHKLRRIVRRVSPSTAGIIVRWFNSKAASRVGKTKWDVKEAIENGGGGWHGQGWLGKGKWTVSCTSVGLDGICKYCGQKLTTIDLDAVETEKFAESVASIAIKRDRDSSFQRFQKWLDYYGPFEAVIDGANVGIYNQGRFMPSKINAVVNGIRQKLPSKKWPLIVLHNKRITGRKMDGPVNKAFIEKWKNADALYATPTGSNDDWYWLYAAIKFKCLIVTNDEMRDHTFHLLGNDFFPRWKERHQVHFRFTDAGPDFDMPPPCSVVIQESEKGHWHIPIETEGEGEGEAEREWLCITRANSRTTTHSITTTPGGSQSVGHGKKQARSSMQTRVAIKPDRLKHNIPDNIRKPPRDYKNLKNILAASGFPDHRTVLSEIETAEELGDTVIDFQI; encoded by the exons ATGGCCTGCTTCACCTCTAACATTCTGCAGCACAAGCATGTACTCTCAATCACTCTCT CTACAACACTTGCTAGTAACATACTACATGCAAAGTTATCTGCAACTGACCATGATAGTCCAACCAAAACCATTAATTCAAGAACCAGAAAGGAAAATAATGCATTGGGGTTCCCTTCTTCAAGAAGAATAGCTAAAAGGGTAGAGAGAAAACATGTCAAAAACCTTACTACTTCTGTAGTTGACGAGAAGACTGAGAAGCGGTTTTCGAAGGATAGAAGTACAAGAAAGAATATGGGTTTTAGAGAATGTACAGGAATGGGTTCTGAGAATTGTACTAAAGATGGGAAAAAGGGCATTAGATTTTTGGCAACTATGGACAGTCAAGGAGTATGTGGTGAAATGGAGAGTAGAACAAAAAACGGTAGTGATATTCAAGTTATTAAAGTGGACAAAATTGGAAAAGGGTCTAAACAAGACAAGGTTGATTCATCAGAACTCAAGTTACGAGTTAGGTTGGATATGTGCTCGAAAAGAGGAGATGTGATAGCTGCAATTCAATTATATGATTTAGCTCAGAGAGAAGGAATCAAGATGGGGCAGTATCATTATGCTGTACTTTTGTATCTTTGTTCCTCTGCTGCTGTTGGTGGTGTTCAACCAGCTAAAAGCGGGAGTGAGAATGGTAGGCGAGCCATCGATTCATTAGATGTGTCTAATGAAGTTTCGAATGTAAAATTTCAGGAGTTGAGTGAATTAAGGGATGAGGATGATAGAAAAGTTGGTGCTACTGAATTGCATATTCGTGTTTCCAACAATAGGAAGAAATTAGTCGATGCTGATAGAGAACCTGGAAGTATAGCTGAAATGGAGTTGAATCATGGCAGTACGTTTGGTAATTTAGATGACAAGGAAAGTTTGGTCCAGTTTTGCAATGAGTGTAACAAGCTAAACTTTCAACACTTGGATGGACGGCCTTCACATGGAAAGGATAAAGATGTCAATATGCATGGCAATCATGAAATTCAGTTCAGCGAAGATGTCAAGAAGTATGCACTTCAAAGGGGCTGTGAGATCTTTGAGAAAATGTGCAAGGAAAAGGTCCCAATAAATGAAGCAACCTTGACAGCTGTGGCAAGAATGGCGATGTCAATTGGTAATGGTGATCTGGCCTTTGAAATGGTGAAACAGATGGACGCATTGGGGATAAATCCTAAATTGCGGTCCTATGGACCTGCTCTATCTGTGTTTTGCAGTAGTGGAGACATCGACAAAGCATTTTATGTAGAGAAGCACATGTTGGAACATGGTGTTTATCCAGAGGAGCCTGAATTGAAGGCACTCTTAAGAGTAAGTGTAGAAGGTGGTAAAGGTGACAAAGTTTATTATTTGCTGCATAAACTACGAAGAATTGTAAGGAGGGTCTCACCCTCTACTGCAGGCATAATTGTTAGATGGTTTAACAGCAAGGCAGCTTCAAGAGTGGGAAAAACAAAATGGGACGTTAAAGAAGCAATTGAAAATGGAGGTGGAGGTTGGCATGGGCAAGGTTGGCTGGGTAAGGGAAAGTGGACTGTTTCTTGTACATCTGTTGGGCTGGATGGAATTTGCAAGTACTGTGGACAGAAATTGACCACAATTGACCTTGATGCTGTTGAAACAGAGAAATTTGCCGAATCAGTTGCTTCTATTGCCATAAAACGTGACAGAGATTCAAGCTTTCAAAGATTTCAA AAATGGCTTGATTACTATGGACCTTTTGAAGCAGTGATAGACGGAGCAAATGTTGGTATTTACAACCAGGGAAGGTTCATGCCATCAAAG ATCAACGCTGTTGTTAATGGTATACGTCAGAAGCTTCCTTCAAAAAAATGGCCACTCATTGTTCTGCATAACAAGCGAATCACTGGACGCAAGATGGATGGACCGGTAAATAAAGCTTTCATTGAAAAGTGGAAAAATGCTGATGCACTTTATGCAACACCCACTGGATCAAATGATGATTG GTACTGGTTGTATGCAGCTATAAAGTTCAAGTGTTTAATTGTGACCAATGACGAGATGAGAGACCATACATTTCATCTTCTAGGAAACGACTTCTTCCCTAGATGGAAAGAAAGGCATCAG GTGCATTTCAGATTTACTGATGCTGGTCCAGATTTTGACATGCCTCCGCCTTGCTCTGTTGTAATTCAG GAATCAGAAAAAGGTCACTGGCACATTCCAATTGAAACAGAAGGAGAAGGCGAAGGCGAAGCAGAAAGAGAATGGTTATGCATTACACGGGCTAACTCGCGAACAACAACACATTCTATCACCACCACGCCTGGAG GATCACAGTCTGTTGGACATGGTAAGAAGCAAGCAAGGTCCTCCATGCAGACTAGAGTTGCGATAAAGCCAGATCGCTTAAAACATAACATCCCCGACAACATACGAAAGCCACCTCGAGACTACAAGAATCTCAAAAATATTCTTGCAGCATCAGGGTTCCCAGATCATCGCACTGTTCTATCAGAAATTGAGACAGCAGAGGAACTTGGAGACACTGTTATTGACTTCCAGATATAA
- the LOC133690196 gene encoding proteinaceous RNase P 1, chloroplastic/mitochondrial-like isoform X3, whose protein sequence is MACFTSNILQHKHVLSITLCKYPSPSLHACKFHLLSHFPGSSPPKHTPLLVATTLASNILHAKLSATDHDSPTKTINSRTRKENNALGFPSSRRIAKRVERKHVKNLTTSVVDEKTEKRFSKDRSTRKNMGFRECTGMGSENCTKDGKKGIRFLATMDSQGVCGEMESRTKNGSDIQVIKVDKIGKGSKQDKVDSSELKLRVRLDMCSKRGDVIAAIQLYDLAQREGIKMGQYHYAVLLYLCSSAAVGGVQPAKSGSENGRRAIDSLDVSNEVSNVKFQELSELRDEDDRKVGATELHIRVSNNRKKLVDADREPGSIAEMELNHGSTFGNLDDKESLVQFCNECNKLNFQHLDGRPSHGKDKDVNMHGNHEIQFSEDVKKYALQRGCEIFEKMCKEKVPINEATLTAVARMAMSIGNGDLAFEMVKQMDALGINPKLRSYGPALSVFCSSGDIDKAFYVEKHMLEHGVYPEEPELKALLRVSVEGGKGDKVYYLLHKLRRIVRRVSPSTAGIIVRWFNSKAASRVGKTKWDVKEAIENGGGGWHGQGWLGKGKWTVSCTSVGLDGICKYCGQKLTTIDLDAVETEKFAESVASIAIKRDRDSSFQRFQKWLDYYGPFEAVIDGANVGIYNQGRFMPSKINAVVNGIRQKLPSKKWPLIVLHNKRITGRKMDGPVNKAFIEKWKNADALYATPTGSNDDWYWLYAAIKFKCLIVTNDEMRDHTFHLLGNDFFPRWKERHQVHFRFTDAGPDFDMPPPCSVVIQESEKGHWHIPIETEGEGEGEAEREWLCITRANSRTTTHSITTTPGGTFRVAFLTVECPNTTEHAEETFGQCSST, encoded by the exons ATGGCCTGCTTCACCTCTAACATTCTGCAGCACAAGCATGTACTCTCAATCACTCTCTGTAAGTATCCATCGCCATCTCTTCATGCTTGCAAATTTCACCTTTTATCTCACTTTCCTGGTTCCTCACCTCCAAAGCACACACCGCTTCTTGTAGCTACAACACTTGCTAGTAACATACTACATGCAAAGTTATCTGCAACTGACCATGATAGTCCAACCAAAACCATTAATTCAAGAACCAGAAAGGAAAATAATGCATTGGGGTTCCCTTCTTCAAGAAGAATAGCTAAAAGGGTAGAGAGAAAACATGTCAAAAACCTTACTACTTCTGTAGTTGACGAGAAGACTGAGAAGCGGTTTTCGAAGGATAGAAGTACAAGAAAGAATATGGGTTTTAGAGAATGTACAGGAATGGGTTCTGAGAATTGTACTAAAGATGGGAAAAAGGGCATTAGATTTTTGGCAACTATGGACAGTCAAGGAGTATGTGGTGAAATGGAGAGTAGAACAAAAAACGGTAGTGATATTCAAGTTATTAAAGTGGACAAAATTGGAAAAGGGTCTAAACAAGACAAGGTTGATTCATCAGAACTCAAGTTACGAGTTAGGTTGGATATGTGCTCGAAAAGAGGAGATGTGATAGCTGCAATTCAATTATATGATTTAGCTCAGAGAGAAGGAATCAAGATGGGGCAGTATCATTATGCTGTACTTTTGTATCTTTGTTCCTCTGCTGCTGTTGGTGGTGTTCAACCAGCTAAAAGCGGGAGTGAGAATGGTAGGCGAGCCATCGATTCATTAGATGTGTCTAATGAAGTTTCGAATGTAAAATTTCAGGAGTTGAGTGAATTAAGGGATGAGGATGATAGAAAAGTTGGTGCTACTGAATTGCATATTCGTGTTTCCAACAATAGGAAGAAATTAGTCGATGCTGATAGAGAACCTGGAAGTATAGCTGAAATGGAGTTGAATCATGGCAGTACGTTTGGTAATTTAGATGACAAGGAAAGTTTGGTCCAGTTTTGCAATGAGTGTAACAAGCTAAACTTTCAACACTTGGATGGACGGCCTTCACATGGAAAGGATAAAGATGTCAATATGCATGGCAATCATGAAATTCAGTTCAGCGAAGATGTCAAGAAGTATGCACTTCAAAGGGGCTGTGAGATCTTTGAGAAAATGTGCAAGGAAAAGGTCCCAATAAATGAAGCAACCTTGACAGCTGTGGCAAGAATGGCGATGTCAATTGGTAATGGTGATCTGGCCTTTGAAATGGTGAAACAGATGGACGCATTGGGGATAAATCCTAAATTGCGGTCCTATGGACCTGCTCTATCTGTGTTTTGCAGTAGTGGAGACATCGACAAAGCATTTTATGTAGAGAAGCACATGTTGGAACATGGTGTTTATCCAGAGGAGCCTGAATTGAAGGCACTCTTAAGAGTAAGTGTAGAAGGTGGTAAAGGTGACAAAGTTTATTATTTGCTGCATAAACTACGAAGAATTGTAAGGAGGGTCTCACCCTCTACTGCAGGCATAATTGTTAGATGGTTTAACAGCAAGGCAGCTTCAAGAGTGGGAAAAACAAAATGGGACGTTAAAGAAGCAATTGAAAATGGAGGTGGAGGTTGGCATGGGCAAGGTTGGCTGGGTAAGGGAAAGTGGACTGTTTCTTGTACATCTGTTGGGCTGGATGGAATTTGCAAGTACTGTGGACAGAAATTGACCACAATTGACCTTGATGCTGTTGAAACAGAGAAATTTGCCGAATCAGTTGCTTCTATTGCCATAAAACGTGACAGAGATTCAAGCTTTCAAAGATTTCAA AAATGGCTTGATTACTATGGACCTTTTGAAGCAGTGATAGACGGAGCAAATGTTGGTATTTACAACCAGGGAAGGTTCATGCCATCAAAG ATCAACGCTGTTGTTAATGGTATACGTCAGAAGCTTCCTTCAAAAAAATGGCCACTCATTGTTCTGCATAACAAGCGAATCACTGGACGCAAGATGGATGGACCGGTAAATAAAGCTTTCATTGAAAAGTGGAAAAATGCTGATGCACTTTATGCAACACCCACTGGATCAAATGATGATTG GTACTGGTTGTATGCAGCTATAAAGTTCAAGTGTTTAATTGTGACCAATGACGAGATGAGAGACCATACATTTCATCTTCTAGGAAACGACTTCTTCCCTAGATGGAAAGAAAGGCATCAG GTGCATTTCAGATTTACTGATGCTGGTCCAGATTTTGACATGCCTCCGCCTTGCTCTGTTGTAATTCAG GAATCAGAAAAAGGTCACTGGCACATTCCAATTGAAACAGAAGGAGAAGGCGAAGGCGAAGCAGAAAGAGAATGGTTATGCATTACACGGGCTAACTCGCGAACAACAACACATTCTATCACCACCACGCCTGGAG GCACATTTCGAGTGGCTTTTCTCACTGTGGAATGTCCAAATACCACCGAGCATGCAGAGGAAACTTTTGGTCAATGCTCCTCCACATAG